One genomic region from Gossypium hirsutum isolate 1008001.06 chromosome D13, Gossypium_hirsutum_v2.1, whole genome shotgun sequence encodes:
- the LOC107940138 gene encoding uncharacterized protein, with protein MQVGLLLVLGCLRWACATGLRKVGLLQACYFFLLSFFLGAAFWAAKLGCCWVGLGHRIGSGQTRVESGRPDYSKKISFYCFIFFLFIFLSSCSCSSSSFFSSLFSSSSPFGLLRRRRCRCSCCCRHLLRWLANGVGDGSATAVGTEVLVRRPAVG; from the exons ATGCAGGTGGGCCTGCTGCTAGTGCTGGGCTGCCTGCGTTGGGCCTGCGCTACTGGGCTGCGCAAAGTGGGCCTGCTGCAGGCCTGCTACTTTTTtctgctttctttttttttgggggctGCTTTTTGGGCTGCTAAGCTGGGCTGCTGCTGGGTCGGGTTGGGTCACCGGATCGGGTCGGGTCAGACCCGGGTCGAGTCGGGTCGACCCgactattcaaaaaaaatatctttttattgttttattttttttctttttatttttctttcttcttgttcttgttcttcttcttccttcttttcttctcttttttcttcttcttctccgtTCGGCCTCCTTCGTCGCCGTCGATGCCGCTGCTCGTGCTGCTGCCGTCACCTCCTCCGGTGGCTCGCCAATG GTGTCGGCGATGGGAGTGCTACGGCGGTTGGTACGGAGGTGCTGGTGCGACGGCCGGCG GTGGGCTAG